A single genomic interval of Oryzomonas sagensis harbors:
- a CDS encoding DUF2905 domain-containing protein, translating into MNGLGRPLIIMGLILVAAGLVLSFAPRIPWLGRLPGDIAIKREHFSFYFPLATSLLISAVVSLILWLIRK; encoded by the coding sequence ATGAACGGCTTGGGGCGGCCCTTGATCATCATGGGGCTCATCCTGGTGGCGGCGGGCCTTGTGCTCTCTTTTGCCCCGCGCATACCGTGGCTGGGGAGGCTTCCCGGAGACATCGCCATCAAGCGGGAACATTTCAGCTTCTATTTCCCCCTCGCCACCAGCCTCCTGATTTCCGCCGTCGTATCCCTCATCCTCTGGCTTATCAGAAAATAG
- the rpoN gene encoding RNA polymerase factor sigma-54: protein MAMEMRQQLKMTQQLVMTPQLQQAIKLLQLTRLELQDVVRLELEENPLLEESVEAEEVREPESLELEEKESEPEQAGEEFHEVETGEDTLRDWDSYLDGYNYSSGEQYSGEDDRPSFESMLTRKGTLNDHLLWQLHMGPFSDAEVQVGEEIIGNIDESGYLRAAVEEIAQVCNCDSEKVLSVLERIKEFDPTGVGARDLRECLLIQARFLGMEGSVVERVLLDHLNDLETRKYKQIARDLGVDLNQVLMAAKIIAGFDPRPGRIYGSEDVQYISADIFVYKVGEEYVVMLNEEGLPSLRLSPYYTEVKGSAGVDSRAEEYINEKVRSAMWLIKSIQQRQRTIYKVAKSIIRFQREFLDRGIEFLRPLVLRDVADDIGMHESTISRVTTNKYMQTPQGLFELKYFFNSGLSTSEGDFVASESVKNRIKEIIEKEDPRKPLSDQKIAELLSGQTVNIARRTVTKYRELLRIGSSSERKRHF from the coding sequence ATGGCAATGGAGATGCGCCAACAACTGAAGATGACCCAGCAACTGGTGATGACGCCCCAGTTGCAGCAAGCCATCAAGTTGCTCCAGTTGACCCGCTTGGAGCTTCAGGATGTCGTGCGCCTGGAGTTGGAGGAAAATCCGCTTCTGGAAGAAAGCGTCGAGGCCGAGGAGGTCCGCGAACCCGAATCTCTGGAGCTTGAAGAGAAGGAGAGCGAACCGGAACAGGCCGGCGAGGAATTCCATGAGGTAGAAACCGGCGAAGATACCCTGCGGGACTGGGACAGCTATCTGGACGGCTACAACTACAGTTCCGGCGAGCAGTACAGCGGGGAGGACGACCGTCCGTCATTCGAGAGCATGCTGACCCGCAAGGGGACCCTGAACGACCACCTGCTCTGGCAGCTCCATATGGGGCCCTTTTCGGATGCCGAGGTCCAGGTCGGCGAAGAGATCATCGGCAATATCGACGAGAGCGGCTACCTGCGCGCCGCGGTGGAGGAGATAGCCCAGGTCTGCAACTGCGATTCCGAAAAGGTGCTGTCGGTTCTGGAGCGCATCAAGGAGTTCGACCCGACCGGCGTCGGCGCCCGCGATCTGAGGGAATGCCTCCTGATCCAGGCCCGCTTTCTGGGGATGGAGGGGAGCGTCGTCGAGCGGGTGCTGCTCGACCACCTGAACGACCTGGAAACCCGCAAGTACAAGCAGATCGCCCGGGACCTGGGGGTCGATCTCAATCAGGTGCTGATGGCGGCCAAGATCATTGCCGGCTTCGACCCACGCCCGGGCAGGATTTACGGCTCCGAGGACGTGCAGTACATCTCGGCGGATATCTTCGTCTACAAGGTAGGCGAAGAATATGTGGTCATGCTGAATGAAGAAGGGCTGCCCAGTCTCCGCCTGAGCCCCTATTACACCGAGGTGAAGGGCAGCGCCGGGGTCGATTCCCGGGCCGAGGAGTATATCAACGAAAAGGTCCGCTCGGCCATGTGGTTGATCAAAAGCATTCAGCAGCGCCAGCGCACCATCTACAAGGTCGCCAAGAGTATCATCAGGTTCCAGCGCGAATTTCTCGACCGGGGCATCGAATTCCTGCGCCCTCTGGTGCTGCGGGATGTGGCCGACGATATCGGCATGCACGAATCCACGATCAGCCGGGTCACCACCAACAAATATATGCAGACCCCCCAGGGGTTGTTTGAACTGAAATATTTCTTCAACAGCGGCCTTTCGACCAGCGAGGGGGATTTCGTCGCTTCGGAGAGTGTCAAAAACCGCATCAAGGAGATTATAGAAAAGGAGGATCCGCGTAAGCCGCTCTCAGATCAGAAAATCGCCGAGCTGCTTTCCGGGCAGACCGTCAACATCGCCCGGCGCACGGTCACCAAGTACCGCGAACTTTTGAGGATCGGCTCCTCATCTGAGCGAAAGCGGCATTTCTAA
- a CDS encoding KdsC family phosphatase, whose amino-acid sequence MDVRLTTIKLLLLDVDGVMTDGGIIYDGNGLETKVFNVKDGHGIKMLQRAGIEVGIITGRSSAVVTVRAQELGIELVYQGALKKLESYEDVKRKTGLADSQIAYMGDDVIDVPVMRRVAFAAAPHDALAEAKDAAHYVASRDGGRGAVREVCDLILKGCGKWGEVTARYDLC is encoded by the coding sequence ATGGACGTGCGTCTCACGACAATCAAGCTCCTGCTCCTCGATGTCGACGGCGTCATGACGGACGGCGGCATCATCTACGATGGCAACGGCCTTGAAACCAAGGTTTTCAACGTAAAGGACGGACACGGCATCAAGATGCTGCAGCGTGCCGGCATCGAGGTGGGGATCATTACCGGGCGTTCTTCTGCCGTGGTAACCGTTCGCGCCCAGGAGTTGGGGATCGAGTTGGTCTATCAGGGAGCCCTGAAGAAATTGGAAAGCTACGAAGACGTCAAACGGAAGACCGGACTCGCCGACAGCCAGATCGCGTACATGGGGGACGACGTCATCGATGTGCCGGTCATGCGGCGCGTCGCATTCGCCGCTGCGCCCCATGATGCCCTTGCCGAGGCAAAGGATGCGGCACATTACGTTGCGTCCCGCGACGGTGGGCGGGGGGCGGTGCGCGAGGTGTGCGACCTGATTCTCAAGGGGTGCGGCAAGTGGGGCGAGGTCACGGCGCGTTATGATTTGTGCTGA
- a CDS encoding epoxyqueuosine reductase QueH produces MNILLHTCCGPCALYPLHRLRAAAHTVTGFFFNHNIHPYQEYVRRREAAQQMADSEAMPLMVRDEYDLEGFLANVAAEPEKRCSYCYASRLRAAAAAASGHGFEAFTSSLLYSRYQRHEEIRELGEQAGREFGVAFFYEDFRTGWQEGIRLSKEMGLYRQQYCGCIYSEKERYAPREKRP; encoded by the coding sequence ATGAATATTCTTCTCCATACCTGCTGCGGGCCGTGCGCCCTCTATCCGCTGCACAGGCTGCGCGCCGCCGCCCATACCGTCACCGGTTTTTTCTTCAATCACAACATCCACCCCTACCAGGAATACGTCCGACGGCGTGAAGCGGCGCAACAGATGGCCGATAGCGAAGCCATGCCGCTCATGGTCCGGGATGAGTACGATCTTGAGGGATTTTTGGCTAATGTCGCCGCAGAGCCGGAGAAGCGGTGCAGCTACTGCTACGCCTCGCGCCTGAGGGCCGCCGCGGCGGCCGCTTCCGGGCACGGCTTTGAGGCATTCACCTCATCGCTTTTGTATAGCCGCTACCAGCGGCACGAGGAGATCAGGGAGCTTGGGGAACAGGCGGGCAGAGAGTTCGGCGTAGCTTTTTTTTATGAGGATTTCCGCACCGGCTGGCAGGAAGGGATCAGATTGTCGAAGGAAATGGGGCTGTACCGCCAGCAATATTGCGGCTGCATCTACAGCGAAAAGGAACGCTACGCCCCGCGGGAGAAACGGCCATGA
- a CDS encoding HPr family phosphocarrier protein, producing MLHKECTIVNKLGLHARASALFVKTASRFVSEIRLEKEGIEVNGKSIMGIMMLAASKGTTVRLSATGDDEEEALQTMGDLIANGFGEE from the coding sequence ATGCTCCACAAGGAATGTACGATAGTCAACAAGCTCGGCCTGCATGCCCGCGCTTCGGCCCTGTTCGTCAAGACGGCCAGCCGGTTCGTCTCGGAGATTCGGCTGGAAAAGGAAGGGATCGAGGTAAACGGCAAGAGCATCATGGGGATCATGATGCTGGCCGCTTCAAAGGGGACGACGGTCCGCCTGAGCGCGACCGGCGACGACGAGGAAGAGGCCCTGCAAACCATGGGAGACCTGATCGCCAATGGCTTCGGTGAAGAATGA
- a CDS encoding KpsF/GutQ family sugar-phosphate isomerase — protein sequence MILEKAKWVIRTEAEALLAMAERIGGAFEAAVELILACKGRVVVSGMGKSGLVGQKIASTMASTGTPAFFLHPAEGIHGDLGMIMTGDVVIAISNSGETEEVLRILPAIKRIGAHLISMSGNPASALARSSDVFLDVSVREEACPLGLAPTASTTATLAMGDALAVALLVKRGFRAEDFAIFHPGGSLGKKLLLRVEDLMHGGEAIPLVSEHTLMKDALFVITAKGLGVTGVTGEGGALKGVITDGDLRRALEHGYDILGKQAAEIMKLNPKHIMRQELAAAALQVMERCSITSLFVFDDEQASVPCGIIHLHDILRAGIA from the coding sequence ATGATTTTAGAAAAAGCCAAGTGGGTGATACGGACGGAAGCCGAAGCCCTGCTGGCCATGGCGGAAAGAATCGGCGGCGCCTTCGAGGCGGCGGTCGAACTGATATTGGCCTGCAAGGGGCGTGTGGTCGTCAGCGGCATGGGTAAATCGGGACTGGTCGGGCAAAAGATCGCCTCCACCATGGCCTCCACCGGCACGCCGGCCTTTTTCCTCCACCCCGCCGAGGGGATTCACGGCGATCTGGGGATGATTATGACCGGCGACGTGGTGATCGCCATCTCCAATAGCGGGGAGACCGAAGAGGTGCTGCGCATCCTGCCGGCCATCAAGAGGATCGGCGCCCACCTGATTTCCATGAGCGGTAACCCTGCTTCTGCCCTGGCGCGCAGCAGCGATGTTTTCCTGGATGTTTCGGTCAGGGAAGAGGCTTGCCCCTTGGGGCTCGCACCGACGGCATCCACCACCGCCACCCTGGCCATGGGCGATGCGCTGGCAGTGGCCCTTCTGGTGAAGCGCGGCTTTCGCGCCGAGGATTTCGCCATCTTTCATCCCGGAGGTTCGTTGGGCAAGAAGCTGCTGTTGCGTGTCGAGGATCTCATGCATGGCGGCGAGGCGATACCGCTCGTCTCCGAGCATACGCTGATGAAAGACGCCCTGTTCGTCATCACCGCCAAGGGGCTGGGGGTGACCGGCGTGACCGGTGAGGGGGGGGCGCTCAAGGGGGTTATTACCGACGGCGATCTCCGCCGGGCTCTGGAACACGGCTATGACATTCTCGGCAAGCAGGCTGCCGAGATCATGAAGCTCAATCCCAAACACATCATGCGTCAGGAGTTGGCCGCGGCCGCGTTGCAGGTCATGGAACGCTGTTCCATCACCTCGCTGTTCGTCTTTGACGACGAACAGGCGAGCGTTCCCTGCGGCATCATCCATCTGCACGACATCCTCAGGGCGGGTATCGCATAA
- the lptC gene encoding LPS export ABC transporter periplasmic protein LptC codes for MALAILVVTAIIGIVAAITLKGSHQAALPEPVSRQLPQNIDMAIHSARFYEVREGTAVWELVAKQAEYDKNGDVANLSDIRMEFARTATAGAITVTAAHGTYFNKSRNVALRGKVHVVTETGVIFDTETVDYVAARSLFRTSDKVAFRQQRLTLTARGMELDVKSQKARFLKDVDAGVAGSKSHR; via the coding sequence TTGGCACTGGCTATTCTTGTCGTAACGGCGATTATCGGCATTGTGGCCGCCATCACCCTGAAAGGCTCACACCAGGCGGCCCTACCGGAGCCGGTCTCGCGGCAACTCCCCCAGAACATCGACATGGCCATACACAGCGCACGCTTTTACGAGGTGCGCGAGGGTACGGCTGTCTGGGAGCTGGTGGCCAAGCAGGCCGAGTATGACAAAAACGGCGATGTCGCCAACCTGTCCGACATCCGCATGGAGTTTGCCCGGACGGCCACAGCCGGGGCCATTACGGTGACGGCGGCACACGGAACCTATTTCAACAAAAGCCGAAACGTCGCTTTGCGCGGCAAAGTGCATGTGGTAACGGAGACCGGGGTCATATTCGATACCGAGACCGTTGACTACGTGGCGGCGCGCTCTCTGTTCAGGACATCGGACAAGGTGGCGTTCCGGCAACAGCGTCTGACCCTCACCGCACGGGGGATGGAGCTGGACGTAAAGAGTCAGAAAGCCCGATTCCTCAAGGATGTTGATGCCGGCGTGGCCGGCTCGAAGAGCCATAGATGA
- the lptA gene encoding lipopolysaccharide transport periplasmic protein LptA has protein sequence MNKMKIKPLLFIIVVSMMLPLATVFAAAHKDRSSLPIAIKANELAADNKGKTAIFSGKVVAKQGDITIYADRLIINYGDKKNDVEKIEANGNVRIVQENRIGTATHAVYESKLGRITLTGNPKIMQGADTMSGNIITYFIDEDRSEVSSGAGRPVEVVIHPTAKKGNAGTR, from the coding sequence ATGAATAAGATGAAAATAAAACCATTATTATTTATAATCGTTGTCAGCATGATGCTCCCGCTGGCCACCGTTTTTGCCGCCGCCCACAAGGACCGGTCGAGTCTGCCCATTGCGATCAAAGCCAATGAACTGGCCGCCGACAACAAAGGCAAAACAGCGATCTTCAGCGGCAAGGTCGTGGCAAAGCAGGGGGATATCACCATCTATGCCGACCGGCTCATCATCAATTACGGCGACAAGAAGAACGACGTCGAAAAGATCGAAGCAAACGGCAATGTGCGCATCGTCCAGGAAAACCGTATCGGGACCGCCACCCATGCGGTCTATGAAAGCAAACTGGGGCGCATCACCTTGACCGGCAACCCCAAAATCATGCAGGGAGCCGATACCATGTCGGGTAATATCATTACCTATTTCATTGACGAAGACCGCAGCGAGGTCTCAAGTGGAGCCGGCCGTCCGGTGGAGGTGGTCATTCATCCGACGGCCAAAAAAGGCAATGCCGGCACACGCTGA
- a CDS encoding DUF362 domain-containing protein, whose product MAHTITDDCTNCGACEDSCPVNAISEQGAKRAIDADTCIDCGACVDTCPVNAIHA is encoded by the coding sequence GTGGCTCATACCATTACCGACGATTGCACCAATTGCGGCGCATGTGAGGATTCCTGTCCGGTGAACGCCATCAGCGAACAGGGGGCCAAGCGTGCAATCGACGCCGATACCTGTATTGACTGTGGCGCTTGCGTGGATACCTGTCCCGTGAATGCTATCCATGCCTAA
- the hpf gene encoding ribosome hibernation-promoting factor, HPF/YfiA family, with translation MQVSTTFRHMEQSDALKSYAEEKLERVTKYIDGPITAQVFFTVEKKIRHIVEIVINAKGVSSKASEATNDMYAAIDAVIDKMERQLKRYKEKIKTHKPATDERGRQLTKKVFQAESIEASGEPVVIKAKTETAKPMSVEEAVMQMDLLNKDFIVFTDSTNSEINVLYRRKDGNFGLIEPQRA, from the coding sequence ATGCAGGTATCAACGACATTCAGGCACATGGAACAGAGCGATGCCCTCAAATCGTATGCCGAGGAAAAGCTTGAACGGGTTACCAAATATATCGACGGACCGATCACCGCCCAGGTGTTTTTTACGGTTGAAAAGAAGATCCGCCACATCGTGGAGATCGTCATAAACGCCAAAGGCGTCAGCAGCAAGGCCTCCGAGGCGACCAACGACATGTACGCCGCCATCGATGCCGTAATCGACAAAATGGAGCGCCAGCTCAAGCGCTACAAGGAAAAGATCAAGACCCACAAACCCGCTACCGACGAACGTGGCCGTCAACTGACCAAGAAGGTGTTCCAGGCCGAGAGTATTGAAGCCAGCGGCGAGCCGGTCGTCATCAAGGCCAAAACGGAAACGGCCAAGCCGATGTCGGTGGAGGAAGCGGTCATGCAGATGGATCTGCTCAATAAGGATTTCATCGTTTTTACCGACTCGACCAACAGCGAAATCAACGTTCTCTATCGTCGCAAAGACGGCAACTTCGGCCTGATCGAGCCTCAACGGGCGTAA
- the rapZ gene encoding RNase adapter RapZ encodes MRIIVITGMSGSGKSTAVRALEDEGFYCIDNLPVRLFKRFVDLIEKSGETFKGIVLVADIRGREFIKGYESSFQKIRNAGHSIDIFFFDALDETLVRRFSETRRRHPAAEHCSVSEGIRIEREQLSGLRQMASKIIDTSEFNVHQLRDFVLRIVRGEEGESPFVVDVQSFGFRYGIPMESSIVMDVRFLPNPFFVPEMKNLSGLDPEVRDYVMGLPETKGFIDSFFPLVNMLIPAYQREGKAYLTISIGCTGGRHRSVAIAEATAEHLRRNFPAVRITHRDIEKGQQ; translated from the coding sequence ATGCGCATCATTGTGATAACCGGCATGTCCGGCTCGGGAAAGTCCACGGCGGTCAGGGCCCTGGAGGACGAGGGCTTCTATTGCATCGACAATCTGCCGGTGCGCCTCTTCAAGCGTTTTGTCGACCTGATCGAGAAATCGGGCGAGACCTTCAAGGGGATCGTCCTGGTCGCCGACATCCGCGGCCGTGAATTTATCAAAGGCTACGAAAGTTCTTTTCAGAAAATCCGTAATGCCGGTCACAGCATCGATATATTCTTCTTCGATGCCCTCGATGAGACCCTGGTCCGGCGTTTTTCCGAAACCCGTCGTCGCCATCCCGCCGCCGAACATTGTTCGGTCAGCGAAGGGATCCGCATCGAGCGTGAACAGCTTTCCGGGCTGCGTCAGATGGCCTCCAAGATTATCGACACCTCGGAATTCAACGTCCATCAACTCAGGGATTTCGTTCTGAGGATCGTCAGGGGCGAGGAGGGGGAGAGCCCGTTTGTCGTGGATGTCCAATCCTTCGGTTTTCGCTACGGCATTCCTATGGAGTCGAGCATTGTCATGGATGTGCGGTTTCTCCCCAACCCGTTCTTCGTCCCGGAGATGAAGAATCTGTCGGGGCTTGATCCTGAGGTGCGGGACTATGTCATGGGACTGCCGGAGACAAAAGGCTTCATCGACTCCTTTTTCCCGCTGGTAAATATGCTGATACCGGCCTATCAGAGGGAGGGGAAGGCATACCTGACCATCTCCATCGGATGTACGGGGGGGCGTCATCGTTCGGTTGCCATTGCCGAAGCAACGGCGGAACACCTGCGCCGCAATTTTCCCGCAGTGCGTATTACTCACAGAGATATTGAAAAGGGACAACAATGA
- a CDS encoding PTS sugar transporter subunit IIA, which produces MTGLVLVTHAGLAEALLNTAEMIVGRIDACEKVEVAADERSEPIMAKVVAAVEKVSGEGAVIMTDLFGGTPSNMAMSFLKDGAVEVLTGVNLPMIIEFCAKRSRMGIPELAAELQRCGREGIIVAGEFLKK; this is translated from the coding sequence ATGACAGGACTGGTTCTTGTAACTCATGCGGGCTTGGCTGAGGCGTTGCTGAATACGGCAGAGATGATCGTGGGCCGGATCGACGCCTGCGAAAAGGTCGAGGTCGCGGCTGACGAACGTTCCGAGCCGATCATGGCCAAGGTGGTTGCCGCGGTGGAAAAGGTGAGCGGAGAAGGTGCCGTCATCATGACGGATCTGTTTGGCGGGACCCCCTCCAATATGGCCATGTCTTTTTTGAAAGACGGCGCCGTCGAAGTGCTGACCGGCGTCAACCTGCCCATGATCATTGAATTCTGTGCAAAACGTTCCCGTATGGGTATTCCCGAACTGGCGGCCGAACTTCAGCGGTGCGGTCGCGAAGGCATCATCGTTGCCGGCGAGTTCCTGAAAAAATAG
- the hprK gene encoding HPr(Ser) kinase/phosphatase, with product MDGISLSIQEILDDSEYGLGLKLLAGQAGMGNRIYSPRIQKPGLALSGYTEHLHPERIQVLGNTEISYLNQVDDRLAAESIKTLCAFPISSFIITKGLLPPHCLLETADNAAIPVLSTPHQSSTFISLITKFLEERLLPTTHLHGVLVDVLGVGILLTGKSGIGKSECALDLVIRGHRLVADDMVFIKKKVPAALVGLAEEAIQHLMEIRGLGIINIKDLYGVSSIREKKIIDMVLELVEWDPNQEYDRLGLDDRRKTILGVDIPHICIPVRPGRNLGSIIEVAARNFLLKGMGYHSARDFQERLMSRIELRPLGNEVE from the coding sequence TTGGACGGAATCAGCCTTTCCATACAGGAAATACTGGATGACAGCGAGTACGGTCTGGGCCTGAAACTGCTTGCCGGCCAAGCGGGGATGGGGAACCGGATCTACAGCCCGCGCATCCAGAAACCCGGCCTTGCCCTGAGCGGTTACACCGAGCACCTGCATCCCGAGCGGATTCAGGTGCTCGGCAATACCGAAATTTCCTACCTCAATCAGGTCGACGACCGTCTGGCTGCGGAGAGTATCAAGACGCTCTGCGCATTTCCGATCTCCTCTTTTATCATCACCAAGGGGCTGCTGCCCCCACATTGTCTGCTGGAGACAGCAGACAATGCCGCCATACCGGTCCTCAGCACCCCTCATCAATCCTCGACCTTCATCTCGCTGATCACCAAGTTTCTCGAAGAACGCCTGCTCCCCACCACCCACCTGCACGGTGTGCTGGTCGACGTGCTGGGAGTCGGTATCCTGCTGACCGGCAAGAGCGGCATCGGTAAAAGCGAGTGCGCCCTTGATCTGGTGATCCGTGGGCATCGGTTGGTGGCCGACGATATGGTCTTTATCAAGAAGAAGGTGCCGGCGGCCCTCGTCGGCTTGGCCGAAGAGGCCATCCAGCACCTGATGGAGATTCGCGGACTGGGCATCATCAATATCAAAGACCTTTACGGCGTTTCGTCCATCCGTGAAAAAAAGATCATCGACATGGTGCTGGAACTGGTCGAGTGGGACCCCAACCAGGAATACGACCGCCTTGGCCTGGATGATCGCCGGAAAACCATTCTGGGGGTCGATATCCCCCATATCTGCATACCGGTCAGGCCGGGACGCAACCTGGGATCAATCATCGAAGTGGCTGCCCGTAACTTCCTGCTCAAGGGAATGGGGTATCATTCTGCGCGGGATTTTCAGGAACGGCTCATGTCGCGGATTGAACTGCGCCCCTTGGGCAACGAGGTGGAGTAG
- the lptB gene encoding LPS export ABC transporter ATP-binding protein, with product MPAHADPLRLWTRGLLKNYGGRQVVKGVDLSIQAGRVVGLLGPNGAGKTTTFYMVVGLARPDGGQVFLGDDEITGLPMYQRARRGISYLPQEASVFRKLSVADNLLAILETVEPDRDSRKRRMAELLDEFGIGHIAGAKGYALSGGERRRVEIARALITNPAFILLDEPFAGIDPIAVADIQNLIVSLKERNIGVLISDHNVRETLGVCDEAYILSGGEVLEFGSPDDIASSRKAREIYLGDDFRL from the coding sequence ATGCCGGCACACGCTGATCCTCTCCGGCTCTGGACCCGTGGTCTGCTCAAGAACTACGGCGGTCGCCAGGTGGTCAAGGGGGTGGACCTCTCCATCCAGGCGGGCAGGGTGGTCGGGCTGTTGGGGCCGAACGGCGCCGGCAAAACCACAACCTTCTACATGGTGGTCGGCCTTGCCCGGCCCGATGGCGGTCAGGTCTTTCTGGGCGACGACGAAATCACGGGGCTGCCCATGTATCAAAGGGCTCGCCGGGGCATCAGCTACCTTCCCCAGGAGGCGTCGGTCTTTCGCAAGCTCTCCGTGGCCGACAATCTCTTGGCGATACTGGAAACGGTCGAACCGGATCGCGATAGCCGCAAGCGTCGCATGGCGGAACTGCTGGATGAATTCGGGATCGGCCATATCGCCGGCGCGAAAGGATACGCCCTCTCCGGGGGCGAGCGGCGGCGGGTGGAGATTGCCCGGGCTCTGATCACAAACCCGGCCTTTATTCTGCTGGACGAGCCCTTTGCCGGCATCGATCCCATTGCTGTCGCCGACATTCAGAACCTGATCGTGTCGCTCAAGGAACGCAACATCGGCGTGCTCATCTCGGACCACAACGTACGTGAGACCTTGGGGGTCTGCGATGAGGCATACATATTGAGCGGCGGCGAGGTATTGGAATTCGGTTCGCCTGACGACATCGCGTCCAGCCGCAAAGCGCGGGAAATCTATCTCGGAGACGATTTCCGCCTCTGA